A stretch of the Salvelinus fontinalis isolate EN_2023a chromosome 22, ASM2944872v1, whole genome shotgun sequence genome encodes the following:
- the LOC129819819 gene encoding integrator complex subunit 3 isoform X3 → MEPSPAKGKPQGRLLVSTTLDAKDELEERLERCVGIVTSLTNGLSEREANDAITANVCKGPQQHEEVCLGLFALLLTEPPQAQRCYRDLTLVNRDGMNVVLIKINQILMEKFLKLQDVCRTQLVWLVRELVKSGVIGADGILMTLMKQIAGGDITNKNLWLAENVLDILVEQREWVLKSGMLIAMSVYTYLRLIVDHGTPALLVLRQKEVDFCIGLLREKFMECFIIGRDLVRLLQIVARIPEMELLWKDLLHNPQALSPQFTGLLQLLTARTSRKFLACRLTPDMETKLLFMTSRVRFGQQKRYQDWFQRQYLSTAESQSLRCDLIRYICGVVHPSNEVLSSDILPRWAIIGWLLTTCTSNVAASNAKLALFYDWLFFSPEKDSIMNIEPAILVMHHSMKPHPAITATLLDFMCRIIPHFFPPLEGQVRQGVFNSLTFIMEKRVLAHLAPLFDNPKLDRELRSMLRERFPEFCSSPSPPTEGRDEGTNEMKMEESVSLEMDNHVLLDKEDGCYDNTEAAFSDDEEEINNKGEGNKKREFRFHPIKEAIIEEPADITPYVDQLDDMMKEKVLQLQKGSDTETHCEVMQEIVDLILEEDFESEQMSTLASCLAELFKGHFRGDVLPDEITEESLEESVCKPVCLVFRNLCQMQEDNSGFSVLLEMLAELYQKQPKIGYHLLYYLKASKAAMGKMSLYESFAQATALGDLHTCLMMDMKACQEDDIRLLCYLTPSIYTEFPDETLRSAELLNMIVAVIDSTQLQELMCHVMIGNLVMFRKDSVLNILIQSLDWETFEQYSTWQLFLAHSIPLETIIPILQHLKYKEHPEALSCLLLQLRREKPSGEMVKMVLSRPCHPEDQFTTSILRHWAAKHDDVLGEHIKALLIKNNNLPRKRQSLRSSSSKLAQLTLEQILEHMDNLRLNLSNTKNSFFTQTPILQALQHVQASCDEAHKMRFSDLFSLAEEYEEPSSKPPKSRRKAPASSPRSRKGAATPISNEEESASSSASEEEDSKPKAPKRKRKGSSAVASDSD, encoded by the exons ATGGAGCCTTCACCGGCAAAGGGGAAACCACAGGGTCGCCTATTGGTGTCCACGACCCTGGACGCAAAAGATGAGCTGGAGGAG CggttggagaggtgtgtggggaTCGTTACTTCATTGACAAATGGCCTGTCGGAGCGTGAAGCCAACGATGCCATCACAGCTAAT GTGTGTAAAGGCCCACAGCAGCACGAGGAGGTGTGTCTGGGACTCTTTGCTCTGCTGCTCACAGAACCCCCACAGGCACAGAGG TGCTACAGAGACCTGACCCTGGTGAATAGGGACGGCATGAACGTGGTCCTGATCAAGATCAACCAGATCCTTATGGAGAAGTTCCTCAAGCTGCAAGACGTGTGCCGCACACAG ttGGTGTGGTTGGTGAGGGAGCTGGTGAAGAGTGGCGTAATCGGAGCGGACGGCATCCTCATGACCCTTATGAAGCAGATCGCAG GAGGAGACATCACTAATAAGAACCTGTGGCTGGCTGAGAATGTGCTGGACATACTGGTGGAACAAAG GGAGTGGGTGCTGAAGAGTGGCATGCTGATAGCCATGTCCGTGTACACCTACCTGCGCCTCATCGTGGACCACGGCACCCCGGCCCTgctggtcctcagacagaaggagGTGGACTTCTGTATCGGCCTGCTccgagagaag TTTATGGAGTGTTTTATCATTGGGAGAGACCTGGTGCGTCTGCTGCAGATTGTGGCCCGGATCCCGGAGATGGAGCTGCTGTGGAAAGACCTGCTCCACAACCCCCAGGCCCTGAGCCCTCAGTTCACTG GCTTGCTGCAGCTCCTGACCGCTCGCACATCCCGGAAGTTCCTGGCTTGTCGCCTCACACCAGACATGGAGACCAAACTGCTCTTCATGACCTCcagg GTGCGTTTTGGCCAGCAGAAGCGATACCAGGACTGGTTCCAGAGACAATACCTGTCCACGGCAGAAAGCCAGTCGCTGCGCTGCGACCTGATTCGCTACATCTGCGGCGTGGTGCACCCATCCAATGAGGTGTTGAGCTCCGACATCCTGCCCCGCTGGGCTATCATTGGCTGGCTGCTCACCACCTGCACA TCTAACGTGGCGGCCTCCAACGCCAAGCTGGCCCTGTTCTACGACTGGCTCTTCTTCAGCCCAGAGAAGGACAGCATCATGAACATAg aGCCGGCCATCTTGGTGATGCACCACTCCATGAAGCCTCATCCAGCCATCACTGCCACTCTCCTGGACTTCATGTGTCGG ATCATCCCTCACTTTTTCCCCCCTCTGGAAGGGCAGGTGCGTCAGGGAGTCTTCAACTCTCTCACCTTCATCATGGAGAAAAGAGTGCTGGC TCACCTAGCCCCACTCTTTGACAACCCCAAACTGGACCGGGAGCTGCGCTCCATGCTGAGGGAACGCTTCCCAGAGTTCTGCAGTTCCCCCTCACCCCCCACCGAGGGAAGGGATGAAGGTACAAATGAAA TGAAAATGGAGGAGTCTGTTTCCTTGGAGATGGACAATCATGTGTTGCTGGACAAGGAGGACGGTTGCTATGACAACACGGAGGCTGCCTTCAGCGACGATGAGGAGGAGATTAACAACAAGGGTGAGG GAAATAAAAAGCGGGAGTTCCGATTCCACCCAATCAAAGAGGCCATTATTGAGGAGCCCGCTGACATCACTCCCTACGTGGACCAATTGGACGACATGATGAAGGAGAAGGTGTTGCAGTTACAGAAAGGAAG TGACACTGAGACACATTGTGAAGTCATGCAGGAGATCGTGGATCTGATCTTGGAG gaggacTTTGAGTCAGAGCAGATGTCCACTCTGGCCTCCTGTCTGGCCGAGCTCTTCAAGGGCCACTTCAGAGGAGACGTGCTTCCCGACGAGATCACAgaaga GTCGCTGGAGGAGTCTGTGTGTAAGCCTGTGTGCCTGGTGTTCAGGAACCTGTGTCAGATGCAGGAGGACAACAGTGGCTTCTCAGTGCTGCTGGAGATGCTGGCGGAGCTCTACCAGAAACAGCCCAAGATCGGCTACCACCTGCTTTACTACCTCAAGGCCAG TAAAGCGGCGATGGGGAAGATGAGTCTGTATGAGTCTTTTGCCCAGGCCACAGCGCTAGGAGACCTGCACACCTGTCTGATGATGGATATGAAGGCCTGCCAGGAGGACGACATCAGGCTCCTCTGCTATCTCACACCATCCATCTACACCGAG ttCCCAGATGAGACATTGCGCAGCGCAGAGCTACTCAACATGATTGTAGCCGTCATCGATTCAACACAG CTGCAGGAGCTGATGTGTCACGTGATGATTGGCAATCTGGTGATGTTCCGCAAGGACTCTGTCCTCAATATCCTCA TCCAGTCTCTGGATTGGGAGACGTTTGAGCAGTACAGCACCTGGCAGCTCTTCCTGGCCCACAGCATCCCACTGGAGACCATTATCCCCATCCTGCAGCACCTAAAGTACAAAG AACACCCAGAAGCACTCTCCTGTTTGCTGTTGCAACTACGCAGGGAAAA GCCCAGTGGGGAGATGGTGAAGATGGTGCTCAGTCGGCCCTGCCACCCGGAGGACCAGTTCACCACCAGTATCCTGCGCCACTGGGCGGCCAAGCACGACGACGTCCTGGGGGAACACATCAAGGCCCTGctcatcaagaacaacaacctGCCACGCAAACGCCAGAG TCTGCGTAGCTCCAGCAGTAAACTGGCCcagctgaccctggaacagatccTGGAGCACATGGACAACCTGAGGCTGAACCTCAGCAACACCAAGAACAGCT TCTTCACACAGACACCCATCCTGCAGGCACTGCAGCACGTCCAGGCCAGCTGTGACGAGGCCCACAAGATGAG ATTCAGCGACCTGTTTTCATTGGCAGAGGAGTATGAAGAGCCCTCCTCCAAGCCTCCCAAGTCACGGCGCAAGGCCCCCGCTTCCTCTCCTCGGTCGCGTAAGGGAGCGGCCACCCCTATTAGCAACGAGGAAGAAAGCGCATCCAGTAGTGCCTCG GAGGAAGAGGACTCCAAACCCAAAGCTcccaagaggaagaggaaaggctCATCAGCGGTGGCCTCGGACAGCGACTGA
- the LOC129819819 gene encoding integrator complex subunit 3 isoform X5, with protein MEPSPAKGKPQGRLLVSTTLDAKDELEERLERCVGIVTSLTNGLSEREANDAITANVCKGPQQHEEVCLGLFALLLTEPPQAQRCYRDLTLVNRDGMNVVLIKINQILMEKFLKLQDVCRTQLVWLVRELVKSGVIGADGILMTLMKQIAGGDITNKNLWLAENVLDILVEQREWVLKSGMLIAMSVYTYLRLIVDHGTPALLVLRQKEVDFCIGLLREKFMECFIIGRDLVRLLQIVARIPEMELLWKDLLHNPQALSPQFTGLLQLLTARTSRKFLACRLTPDMETKLLFMTSRVRFGQQKRYQDWFQRQYLSTAESQSLRCDLIRYICGVVHPSNEVLSSDILPRWAIIGWLLTTCTSNVAASNAKLALFYDWLFFSPEKDSIMNIEPAILVMHHSMKPHPAITATLLDFMCRIIPHFFPPLEGQVRQGVFNSLTFIMEKRVLAHLAPLFDNPKLDRELRSMLRERFPEFCSSPSPPTEGRDEVKMEESVSLEMDNHVLLDKEDGCYDNTEAAFSDDEEEINNKGNKKREFRFHPIKEAIIEEPADITPYVDQLDDMMKEKVLQLQKGSDTETHCEVMQEIVDLILEEDFESEQMSTLASCLAELFKGHFRGDVLPDEITEESLEESVCKPVCLVFRNLCQMQEDNSGFSVLLEMLAELYQKQPKIGYHLLYYLKASKAAMGKMSLYESFAQATALGDLHTCLMMDMKACQEDDIRLLCYLTPSIYTEFPDETLRSAELLNMIVAVIDSTQLQELMCHVMIGNLVMFRKDSVLNILIQSLDWETFEQYSTWQLFLAHSIPLETIIPILQHLKYKEHPEALSCLLLQLRREKPSGEMVKMVLSRPCHPEDQFTTSILRHWAAKHDDVLGEHIKALLIKNNNLPRKRQSLRSSSSKLAQLTLEQILEHMDNLRLNLSNTKNSFFTQTPILQALQHVQASCDEAHKMRFSDLFSLAEEYEEPSSKPPKSRRKAPASSPRSRKGAATPISNEEESASSSASEEEDSKPKAPKRKRKGSSAVASDSD; from the exons ATGGAGCCTTCACCGGCAAAGGGGAAACCACAGGGTCGCCTATTGGTGTCCACGACCCTGGACGCAAAAGATGAGCTGGAGGAG CggttggagaggtgtgtggggaTCGTTACTTCATTGACAAATGGCCTGTCGGAGCGTGAAGCCAACGATGCCATCACAGCTAAT GTGTGTAAAGGCCCACAGCAGCACGAGGAGGTGTGTCTGGGACTCTTTGCTCTGCTGCTCACAGAACCCCCACAGGCACAGAGG TGCTACAGAGACCTGACCCTGGTGAATAGGGACGGCATGAACGTGGTCCTGATCAAGATCAACCAGATCCTTATGGAGAAGTTCCTCAAGCTGCAAGACGTGTGCCGCACACAG ttGGTGTGGTTGGTGAGGGAGCTGGTGAAGAGTGGCGTAATCGGAGCGGACGGCATCCTCATGACCCTTATGAAGCAGATCGCAG GAGGAGACATCACTAATAAGAACCTGTGGCTGGCTGAGAATGTGCTGGACATACTGGTGGAACAAAG GGAGTGGGTGCTGAAGAGTGGCATGCTGATAGCCATGTCCGTGTACACCTACCTGCGCCTCATCGTGGACCACGGCACCCCGGCCCTgctggtcctcagacagaaggagGTGGACTTCTGTATCGGCCTGCTccgagagaag TTTATGGAGTGTTTTATCATTGGGAGAGACCTGGTGCGTCTGCTGCAGATTGTGGCCCGGATCCCGGAGATGGAGCTGCTGTGGAAAGACCTGCTCCACAACCCCCAGGCCCTGAGCCCTCAGTTCACTG GCTTGCTGCAGCTCCTGACCGCTCGCACATCCCGGAAGTTCCTGGCTTGTCGCCTCACACCAGACATGGAGACCAAACTGCTCTTCATGACCTCcagg GTGCGTTTTGGCCAGCAGAAGCGATACCAGGACTGGTTCCAGAGACAATACCTGTCCACGGCAGAAAGCCAGTCGCTGCGCTGCGACCTGATTCGCTACATCTGCGGCGTGGTGCACCCATCCAATGAGGTGTTGAGCTCCGACATCCTGCCCCGCTGGGCTATCATTGGCTGGCTGCTCACCACCTGCACA TCTAACGTGGCGGCCTCCAACGCCAAGCTGGCCCTGTTCTACGACTGGCTCTTCTTCAGCCCAGAGAAGGACAGCATCATGAACATAg aGCCGGCCATCTTGGTGATGCACCACTCCATGAAGCCTCATCCAGCCATCACTGCCACTCTCCTGGACTTCATGTGTCGG ATCATCCCTCACTTTTTCCCCCCTCTGGAAGGGCAGGTGCGTCAGGGAGTCTTCAACTCTCTCACCTTCATCATGGAGAAAAGAGTGCTGGC TCACCTAGCCCCACTCTTTGACAACCCCAAACTGGACCGGGAGCTGCGCTCCATGCTGAGGGAACGCTTCCCAGAGTTCTGCAGTTCCCCCTCACCCCCCACCGAGGGAAGGGATGAAG TGAAAATGGAGGAGTCTGTTTCCTTGGAGATGGACAATCATGTGTTGCTGGACAAGGAGGACGGTTGCTATGACAACACGGAGGCTGCCTTCAGCGACGATGAGGAGGAGATTAACAACAAGG GAAATAAAAAGCGGGAGTTCCGATTCCACCCAATCAAAGAGGCCATTATTGAGGAGCCCGCTGACATCACTCCCTACGTGGACCAATTGGACGACATGATGAAGGAGAAGGTGTTGCAGTTACAGAAAGGAAG TGACACTGAGACACATTGTGAAGTCATGCAGGAGATCGTGGATCTGATCTTGGAG gaggacTTTGAGTCAGAGCAGATGTCCACTCTGGCCTCCTGTCTGGCCGAGCTCTTCAAGGGCCACTTCAGAGGAGACGTGCTTCCCGACGAGATCACAgaaga GTCGCTGGAGGAGTCTGTGTGTAAGCCTGTGTGCCTGGTGTTCAGGAACCTGTGTCAGATGCAGGAGGACAACAGTGGCTTCTCAGTGCTGCTGGAGATGCTGGCGGAGCTCTACCAGAAACAGCCCAAGATCGGCTACCACCTGCTTTACTACCTCAAGGCCAG TAAAGCGGCGATGGGGAAGATGAGTCTGTATGAGTCTTTTGCCCAGGCCACAGCGCTAGGAGACCTGCACACCTGTCTGATGATGGATATGAAGGCCTGCCAGGAGGACGACATCAGGCTCCTCTGCTATCTCACACCATCCATCTACACCGAG ttCCCAGATGAGACATTGCGCAGCGCAGAGCTACTCAACATGATTGTAGCCGTCATCGATTCAACACAG CTGCAGGAGCTGATGTGTCACGTGATGATTGGCAATCTGGTGATGTTCCGCAAGGACTCTGTCCTCAATATCCTCA TCCAGTCTCTGGATTGGGAGACGTTTGAGCAGTACAGCACCTGGCAGCTCTTCCTGGCCCACAGCATCCCACTGGAGACCATTATCCCCATCCTGCAGCACCTAAAGTACAAAG AACACCCAGAAGCACTCTCCTGTTTGCTGTTGCAACTACGCAGGGAAAA GCCCAGTGGGGAGATGGTGAAGATGGTGCTCAGTCGGCCCTGCCACCCGGAGGACCAGTTCACCACCAGTATCCTGCGCCACTGGGCGGCCAAGCACGACGACGTCCTGGGGGAACACATCAAGGCCCTGctcatcaagaacaacaacctGCCACGCAAACGCCAGAG TCTGCGTAGCTCCAGCAGTAAACTGGCCcagctgaccctggaacagatccTGGAGCACATGGACAACCTGAGGCTGAACCTCAGCAACACCAAGAACAGCT TCTTCACACAGACACCCATCCTGCAGGCACTGCAGCACGTCCAGGCCAGCTGTGACGAGGCCCACAAGATGAG ATTCAGCGACCTGTTTTCATTGGCAGAGGAGTATGAAGAGCCCTCCTCCAAGCCTCCCAAGTCACGGCGCAAGGCCCCCGCTTCCTCTCCTCGGTCGCGTAAGGGAGCGGCCACCCCTATTAGCAACGAGGAAGAAAGCGCATCCAGTAGTGCCTCG GAGGAAGAGGACTCCAAACCCAAAGCTcccaagaggaagaggaaaggctCATCAGCGGTGGCCTCGGACAGCGACTGA
- the LOC129819819 gene encoding integrator complex subunit 3 isoform X4: MEPSPAKGKPQGRLLVSTTLDAKDELEERLERCVGIVTSLTNGLSEREANDAITANVCKGPQQHEEVCLGLFALLLTEPPQAQRCYRDLTLVNRDGMNVVLIKINQILMEKFLKLQDVCRTQLVWLVRELVKSGVIGADGILMTLMKQIAGGDITNKNLWLAENVLDILVEQREWVLKSGMLIAMSVYTYLRLIVDHGTPALLVLRQKEVDFCIGLLREKFMECFIIGRDLVRLLQIVARIPEMELLWKDLLHNPQALSPQFTGKGLLQLLTARTSRKFLACRLTPDMETKLLFMTSRVRFGQQKRYQDWFQRQYLSTAESQSLRCDLIRYICGVVHPSNEVLSSDILPRWAIIGWLLTTCTSNVAASNAKLALFYDWLFFSPEKDSIMNIEPAILVMHHSMKPHPAITATLLDFMCRIIPHFFPPLEGQVRQGVFNSLTFIMEKRVLAHLAPLFDNPKLDRELRSMLRERFPEFCSSPSPPTEGRDEVKMEESVSLEMDNHVLLDKEDGCYDNTEAAFSDDEEEINNKGEGNKKREFRFHPIKEAIIEEPADITPYVDQLDDMMKEKVLQLQKGSDTETHCEVMQEIVDLILEEDFESEQMSTLASCLAELFKGHFRGDVLPDEITEESLEESVCKPVCLVFRNLCQMQEDNSGFSVLLEMLAELYQKQPKIGYHLLYYLKASKAAMGKMSLYESFAQATALGDLHTCLMMDMKACQEDDIRLLCYLTPSIYTEFPDETLRSAELLNMIVAVIDSTQLQELMCHVMIGNLVMFRKDSVLNILIQSLDWETFEQYSTWQLFLAHSIPLETIIPILQHLKYKEHPEALSCLLLQLRREKPSGEMVKMVLSRPCHPEDQFTTSILRHWAAKHDDVLGEHIKALLIKNNNLPRKRQSLRSSSSKLAQLTLEQILEHMDNLRLNLSNTKNSFFTQTPILQALQHVQASCDEAHKMRFSDLFSLAEEYEEPSSKPPKSRRKAPASSPRSRKGAATPISNEEESASSSASEEEDSKPKAPKRKRKGSSAVASDSD; the protein is encoded by the exons ATGGAGCCTTCACCGGCAAAGGGGAAACCACAGGGTCGCCTATTGGTGTCCACGACCCTGGACGCAAAAGATGAGCTGGAGGAG CggttggagaggtgtgtggggaTCGTTACTTCATTGACAAATGGCCTGTCGGAGCGTGAAGCCAACGATGCCATCACAGCTAAT GTGTGTAAAGGCCCACAGCAGCACGAGGAGGTGTGTCTGGGACTCTTTGCTCTGCTGCTCACAGAACCCCCACAGGCACAGAGG TGCTACAGAGACCTGACCCTGGTGAATAGGGACGGCATGAACGTGGTCCTGATCAAGATCAACCAGATCCTTATGGAGAAGTTCCTCAAGCTGCAAGACGTGTGCCGCACACAG ttGGTGTGGTTGGTGAGGGAGCTGGTGAAGAGTGGCGTAATCGGAGCGGACGGCATCCTCATGACCCTTATGAAGCAGATCGCAG GAGGAGACATCACTAATAAGAACCTGTGGCTGGCTGAGAATGTGCTGGACATACTGGTGGAACAAAG GGAGTGGGTGCTGAAGAGTGGCATGCTGATAGCCATGTCCGTGTACACCTACCTGCGCCTCATCGTGGACCACGGCACCCCGGCCCTgctggtcctcagacagaaggagGTGGACTTCTGTATCGGCCTGCTccgagagaag TTTATGGAGTGTTTTATCATTGGGAGAGACCTGGTGCGTCTGCTGCAGATTGTGGCCCGGATCCCGGAGATGGAGCTGCTGTGGAAAGACCTGCTCCACAACCCCCAGGCCCTGAGCCCTCAGTTCACTGGTAAGG GCTTGCTGCAGCTCCTGACCGCTCGCACATCCCGGAAGTTCCTGGCTTGTCGCCTCACACCAGACATGGAGACCAAACTGCTCTTCATGACCTCcagg GTGCGTTTTGGCCAGCAGAAGCGATACCAGGACTGGTTCCAGAGACAATACCTGTCCACGGCAGAAAGCCAGTCGCTGCGCTGCGACCTGATTCGCTACATCTGCGGCGTGGTGCACCCATCCAATGAGGTGTTGAGCTCCGACATCCTGCCCCGCTGGGCTATCATTGGCTGGCTGCTCACCACCTGCACA TCTAACGTGGCGGCCTCCAACGCCAAGCTGGCCCTGTTCTACGACTGGCTCTTCTTCAGCCCAGAGAAGGACAGCATCATGAACATAg aGCCGGCCATCTTGGTGATGCACCACTCCATGAAGCCTCATCCAGCCATCACTGCCACTCTCCTGGACTTCATGTGTCGG ATCATCCCTCACTTTTTCCCCCCTCTGGAAGGGCAGGTGCGTCAGGGAGTCTTCAACTCTCTCACCTTCATCATGGAGAAAAGAGTGCTGGC TCACCTAGCCCCACTCTTTGACAACCCCAAACTGGACCGGGAGCTGCGCTCCATGCTGAGGGAACGCTTCCCAGAGTTCTGCAGTTCCCCCTCACCCCCCACCGAGGGAAGGGATGAAG TGAAAATGGAGGAGTCTGTTTCCTTGGAGATGGACAATCATGTGTTGCTGGACAAGGAGGACGGTTGCTATGACAACACGGAGGCTGCCTTCAGCGACGATGAGGAGGAGATTAACAACAAGGGTGAGG GAAATAAAAAGCGGGAGTTCCGATTCCACCCAATCAAAGAGGCCATTATTGAGGAGCCCGCTGACATCACTCCCTACGTGGACCAATTGGACGACATGATGAAGGAGAAGGTGTTGCAGTTACAGAAAGGAAG TGACACTGAGACACATTGTGAAGTCATGCAGGAGATCGTGGATCTGATCTTGGAG gaggacTTTGAGTCAGAGCAGATGTCCACTCTGGCCTCCTGTCTGGCCGAGCTCTTCAAGGGCCACTTCAGAGGAGACGTGCTTCCCGACGAGATCACAgaaga GTCGCTGGAGGAGTCTGTGTGTAAGCCTGTGTGCCTGGTGTTCAGGAACCTGTGTCAGATGCAGGAGGACAACAGTGGCTTCTCAGTGCTGCTGGAGATGCTGGCGGAGCTCTACCAGAAACAGCCCAAGATCGGCTACCACCTGCTTTACTACCTCAAGGCCAG TAAAGCGGCGATGGGGAAGATGAGTCTGTATGAGTCTTTTGCCCAGGCCACAGCGCTAGGAGACCTGCACACCTGTCTGATGATGGATATGAAGGCCTGCCAGGAGGACGACATCAGGCTCCTCTGCTATCTCACACCATCCATCTACACCGAG ttCCCAGATGAGACATTGCGCAGCGCAGAGCTACTCAACATGATTGTAGCCGTCATCGATTCAACACAG CTGCAGGAGCTGATGTGTCACGTGATGATTGGCAATCTGGTGATGTTCCGCAAGGACTCTGTCCTCAATATCCTCA TCCAGTCTCTGGATTGGGAGACGTTTGAGCAGTACAGCACCTGGCAGCTCTTCCTGGCCCACAGCATCCCACTGGAGACCATTATCCCCATCCTGCAGCACCTAAAGTACAAAG AACACCCAGAAGCACTCTCCTGTTTGCTGTTGCAACTACGCAGGGAAAA GCCCAGTGGGGAGATGGTGAAGATGGTGCTCAGTCGGCCCTGCCACCCGGAGGACCAGTTCACCACCAGTATCCTGCGCCACTGGGCGGCCAAGCACGACGACGTCCTGGGGGAACACATCAAGGCCCTGctcatcaagaacaacaacctGCCACGCAAACGCCAGAG TCTGCGTAGCTCCAGCAGTAAACTGGCCcagctgaccctggaacagatccTGGAGCACATGGACAACCTGAGGCTGAACCTCAGCAACACCAAGAACAGCT TCTTCACACAGACACCCATCCTGCAGGCACTGCAGCACGTCCAGGCCAGCTGTGACGAGGCCCACAAGATGAG ATTCAGCGACCTGTTTTCATTGGCAGAGGAGTATGAAGAGCCCTCCTCCAAGCCTCCCAAGTCACGGCGCAAGGCCCCCGCTTCCTCTCCTCGGTCGCGTAAGGGAGCGGCCACCCCTATTAGCAACGAGGAAGAAAGCGCATCCAGTAGTGCCTCG GAGGAAGAGGACTCCAAACCCAAAGCTcccaagaggaagaggaaaggctCATCAGCGGTGGCCTCGGACAGCGACTGA